One window of the Marinilactibacillus sp. Marseille-P9653 genome contains the following:
- a CDS encoding cation diffusion facilitator family transporter, which produces MENRFERIRSAERGARVSIVVYIFMATLKLFIGFTFRSSALSADGFNNLTDVISSVTILIGLKAARKPADSNHPYGHWKAEPIASLITSFAMLFVGFQVLQSTVIRLLSGEVVPPNGLAAIASLIGTVVMFFVYRYNLNLSKKVKSSGLAAVAKDNLADSLTSLATAVAILASALGWAWIDGVMALIVSLIILKTGVEVFRESTFSLSDGFHEDELDNYEKAVKQLPEIHSIESLKARNYGTNIYVDITILVDANMSVQEGHDVTEKIEELLFNDFDVMHVDVHVEPDTIK; this is translated from the coding sequence ATGGAAAATCGTTTTGAGCGCATCCGTTCTGCCGAACGTGGTGCTAGAGTCAGTATTGTAGTTTATATTTTTATGGCTACTTTAAAATTATTTATTGGATTCACATTCAGGTCTTCTGCTTTGAGCGCAGATGGGTTCAATAATTTAACCGACGTCATTTCTTCTGTCACGATTTTAATCGGGCTAAAAGCAGCTAGGAAGCCAGCCGATTCTAATCATCCTTACGGTCATTGGAAGGCTGAACCCATTGCCAGCCTCATTACCTCTTTTGCGATGTTGTTTGTTGGATTTCAAGTATTACAATCTACGGTTATTCGATTGTTATCAGGTGAAGTGGTTCCACCTAATGGACTAGCTGCTATCGCTTCTTTAATTGGTACAGTCGTGATGTTCTTTGTATACAGATATAATTTAAACTTATCAAAAAAAGTAAAATCAAGTGGTCTTGCTGCGGTCGCTAAAGACAATCTCGCAGATTCTTTAACCAGCTTGGCTACAGCTGTCGCTATTCTTGCTTCCGCTTTAGGATGGGCTTGGATTGATGGTGTGATGGCATTGATCGTATCTTTGATCATTCTTAAAACAGGTGTTGAGGTATTCAGAGAAAGTACCTTTTCACTGTCAGATGGTTTTCATGAAGATGAGCTAGATAATTACGAAAAAGCCGTCAAACAACTTCCAGAAATTCACAGTATTGAATCGCTGAAGGCGCGTAATTATGGTACGAATATCTATGTAGACATCACAATTCTTGTCGATGCCAATATGTCTGTTCAAGAAGGACACGATGTAACGGAAAAAATTGAAGAACTGTTATTTAACGACTTCGATGTTATGCATGTAGACGTTCATGTTGAGCCGGATACAATCAAATAA
- a CDS encoding iron-containing alcohol dehydrogenase family protein, translating to MKLSQTVRSGPDQYICQENALVYFDEKMKRYTSPVIITGELSFEAFEKHYPGQNDFPVLQYDHTASIEDMNRLAKECPGADCIVGIGGGKVLDTAKGTADLLGIEYVTIPTVLGTCAAYTPLSAVYHPDGTFRSVDYYNRSASFCFMDLSLLVESPKQYFAGGIGDTLAKWYEAEGITNHIQGTLPAMVSVGLQTAKLTQEILLQNSEEALKSIETHEVTPAFEKVAEAVVAIAGTVGGFAGEYGRMAGAHAVHNGMSLIPETHDYEHGVKVAYGILVQLAACKRYDEVDKLQSFYKENDFPHSLKNFGITHDIKEAMEKIAAFSASDKETFNLVIPDITPDDVYQAMQYLEVLEPSKIGV from the coding sequence ATGAAACTAAGTCAAACCGTAAGAAGTGGCCCTGATCAATATATCTGCCAGGAAAATGCTTTAGTGTACTTTGATGAAAAAATGAAACGGTATACGTCTCCTGTTATCATCACTGGAGAGTTATCGTTTGAAGCTTTCGAAAAACATTATCCTGGTCAAAATGATTTTCCTGTACTGCAGTATGATCATACTGCATCCATCGAGGATATGAACAGACTAGCTAAAGAGTGCCCAGGAGCCGATTGCATCGTTGGAATCGGTGGCGGGAAAGTACTCGATACCGCTAAAGGTACTGCTGATTTGTTAGGGATTGAATACGTAACGATTCCGACTGTTTTGGGAACTTGCGCTGCCTATACCCCTCTCTCTGCTGTATATCACCCAGATGGTACTTTTAGGAGCGTTGACTACTATAATCGATCTGCTTCTTTTTGTTTTATGGATCTCTCTTTACTAGTCGAGTCACCAAAACAGTACTTTGCCGGCGGTATTGGAGATACACTTGCTAAATGGTACGAAGCTGAAGGCATCACGAATCATATTCAAGGTACTTTACCAGCTATGGTCTCTGTAGGACTCCAAACTGCAAAACTTACTCAAGAAATTTTACTTCAGAATAGCGAAGAAGCCCTAAAAAGTATAGAGACGCATGAAGTCACTCCAGCGTTTGAAAAAGTTGCAGAAGCTGTTGTAGCTATAGCCGGAACAGTCGGAGGTTTCGCTGGTGAATATGGTAGAATGGCCGGCGCGCATGCTGTGCATAATGGTATGTCATTGATTCCTGAAACACATGATTACGAGCATGGTGTTAAGGTAGCCTACGGGATTTTAGTTCAACTAGCGGCTTGTAAAAGATATGATGAAGTCGATAAATTGCAGAGCTTTTACAAGGAAAATGATTTCCCACATTCTCTGAAAAATTTCGGCATAACACATGACATTAAAGAGGCTATGGAAAAAATTGCTGCCTTTTCTGCTTCAGATAAAGAAACCTTTAACCTCGTCATTCCAGATATTACGCCCGATGATGTTTATCAAGCTATGCAGTACCTTGAAGTACTTGAACCTTCTAAAATTGGTGTATAA
- a CDS encoding bile acid:sodium symporter family protein, whose protein sequence is MLIFLKQLNQSFTKYLSWIVIATAVLALLLPNLFLWAAGITTYTLQFIMFTMGLTMKPADFNEVLRRPWQVFLVVIAQYVFMPLSALALSAVFGLPTEIALGLLLVGSVPGGTSSNVIAYLANGNLPLSISSTSVSTLLSPLLTPLILSLYGGAYLDINFWTMFQSIIQVVLLPVLLGLVISHFLGRHTEKAERILPSFSSIAVLLVLAGTVSVNQQNLLSTGLVIFFVVWLHNLSGYGISYLICKLLKRDIPTTRTIAIEVGLQNTGLAANLGLAHFTPATALAAAAGTIVHTLFGTVYANLCRRRDQKDSTQHSTVHPIKVQS, encoded by the coding sequence ATGCTCATATTTTTAAAACAATTAAATCAATCTTTTACTAAGTATTTATCATGGATTGTTATTGCAACAGCTGTATTGGCGTTACTATTACCTAATTTATTTCTATGGGCAGCAGGCATTACGACGTACACCTTACAATTCATTATGTTCACAATGGGGCTGACAATGAAACCAGCGGATTTCAATGAAGTTCTAAGACGGCCGTGGCAAGTCTTTTTAGTCGTCATCGCCCAGTATGTCTTTATGCCTCTATCTGCCTTAGCCCTTTCAGCTGTTTTCGGCTTACCAACTGAAATTGCCTTAGGTCTTTTATTGGTCGGTTCTGTACCTGGAGGAACCTCTTCAAACGTGATTGCTTATCTAGCTAATGGAAATCTACCTTTGTCTATTAGCTCAACGTCTGTTTCTACGCTATTATCTCCACTACTAACGCCGCTTATTCTTTCACTTTATGGCGGAGCTTATCTGGATATTAACTTCTGGACAATGTTCCAGTCAATTATTCAAGTTGTCCTATTACCTGTCCTTCTTGGTCTAGTCATCAGTCACTTCCTTGGCAGACACACGGAAAAAGCTGAAAGGATTTTACCTTCTTTCTCTTCTATCGCTGTACTTTTAGTACTCGCTGGTACTGTATCCGTTAATCAACAAAACTTACTCAGCACTGGATTAGTGATTTTCTTTGTTGTCTGGCTTCATAACTTGAGCGGATACGGAATCAGTTATCTAATTTGCAAATTATTGAAACGAGACATTCCGACCACTCGCACCATTGCCATAGAAGTCGGTCTCCAAAACACAGGCTTGGCTGCAAATCTTGGTTTAGCACACTTCACACCAGCAACGGCACTCGCTGCCGCAGCTGGAACAATCGTGCATACATTATTTGGAACCGTCTACGCTAACCTATGCCGAAGACGTGATCAAAAAGATTCCACCCAACATTCGACTGTTCATCCTATAAAAGTCCAATCATAA
- the hisIE gene encoding bifunctional phosphoribosyl-AMP cyclohydrolase/phosphoribosyl-ATP diphosphatase HisIE has protein sequence MSKYDDLKPDFSKGLLTVVLQHYTNKEVRMVGYMNEEAFELTKNEEVAWFYSRSKERLWKKGESSGNVQYVKDMYLDCDQDALLLMIDPVGPTCHTGTDSCFNLESTFTLKDIEATIQNRAEATDEDSYTNYLLSKGIDKIAKKFGEEAFEVVIGAKNEDKKEVSDEVADVLYHLGVLLHKSGVKISDVEAVLAERHHKKNNFKGERQDIEKW, from the coding sequence ATGTCTAAATATGATGATTTAAAACCTGACTTTTCTAAGGGGCTACTAACAGTAGTCTTACAGCATTATACAAACAAAGAAGTTCGTATGGTTGGATACATGAACGAAGAAGCTTTTGAACTAACTAAGAATGAAGAAGTTGCGTGGTTTTACTCTAGATCCAAAGAAAGACTTTGGAAAAAAGGCGAATCTAGTGGTAACGTTCAATATGTGAAAGATATGTATCTGGATTGTGATCAGGATGCTCTACTTTTAATGATTGATCCAGTTGGTCCAACTTGTCACACTGGCACAGACAGTTGCTTTAATTTGGAATCTACTTTTACATTAAAAGACATTGAAGCAACCATTCAAAATCGAGCAGAAGCAACTGACGAGGACTCTTATACGAATTATCTACTTTCAAAAGGAATAGATAAAATTGCCAAGAAATTTGGAGAAGAAGCTTTTGAAGTTGTCATCGGTGCTAAAAATGAGGACAAAAAAGAAGTTTCCGACGAAGTTGCAGATGTTTTGTATCATTTAGGCGTTCTGCTGCATAAATCTGGTGTAAAAATTTCAGACGTAGAAGCGGTTCTAGCTGAACGTCATCACAAAAAGAATAATTTCAAAGGTGAACGCCAAGATATCGAAAAATGGTGA
- the hisF gene encoding imidazole glycerol phosphate synthase subunit HisF — translation MIKKRIIPCLDVKDGSVVKGIQFKGLRKIGNPVDLAKRYNALGADELVFLDISATETGHALMLDVIRQTAKELFIPMTIGGGIQSVEDISTLLGAGADKVSLNSSALRNPQLIKEVSEKFGSQCICIALDAKWDEEQQDWFCYTHGGKQATDTRALDWVKQVEALGAGELLVTSMDFDGMQQGFDHRLLRLIQESVNIPVIASGGAGTAAHFSELFSETDVSAGLAASIFHDEDVSIQEVKDLCIKKGVPMRNV, via the coding sequence ATGATCAAGAAACGTATTATTCCCTGTCTAGATGTTAAAGATGGTTCGGTCGTTAAAGGAATTCAATTCAAAGGACTAAGAAAAATCGGAAATCCTGTTGATCTTGCTAAACGCTATAATGCCTTAGGTGCAGATGAATTAGTCTTTCTAGATATTTCTGCAACAGAAACGGGACATGCGTTAATGCTTGACGTTATTAGACAGACTGCTAAAGAACTGTTTATACCTATGACGATAGGTGGCGGTATTCAATCAGTAGAAGACATTTCGACTCTACTTGGTGCCGGTGCAGATAAAGTCAGTTTAAATTCTTCTGCTCTTAGAAATCCACAGCTTATAAAAGAAGTAAGTGAAAAGTTCGGTTCTCAATGTATCTGTATTGCACTTGATGCCAAATGGGATGAAGAACAGCAAGACTGGTTCTGTTATACGCACGGCGGAAAACAGGCAACCGATACTAGAGCCCTTGACTGGGTCAAACAAGTTGAAGCACTTGGAGCAGGAGAATTGCTTGTGACGAGTATGGACTTTGACGGCATGCAACAAGGCTTTGATCACAGACTTCTGCGTCTGATTCAAGAATCTGTCAATATACCCGTGATTGCATCTGGTGGAGCTGGAACAGCTGCTCACTTCTCTGAATTGTTCTCTGAAACAGATGTATCTGCTGGATTAGCGGCTTCTATCTTCCATGACGAAGACGTGTCGATTCAAGAAGTAAAAGATCTTTGCATAAAAAAAGGAGTGCCAATGAGAAATGTCTAA
- the hisA gene encoding 1-(5-phosphoribosyl)-5-((5-phosphoribosylamino)methylideneamino)imidazole-4-carboxamide isomerase, which yields MIELWPAIDLIDQQSVRLTEGKYESKEVMSRTAEEAIAFYNQFEQVARIHIVDLMGALHQKPAEKAFITKLMQTSHVPIEIGGGIRSEESIQYYLDNGASYIIVGTRGLKDLPWLKEMTVKYPGKIYLGLDAMKDQVAVNGWTETEERTIYDIAKETATYDLGGIIYTDISKDGKMGGPNVELTARLVELSPHPITASGGIRSLQDMKELEAVGVKAAIVGKAANTSDFWEGINE from the coding sequence ATGATAGAATTATGGCCGGCAATCGACTTGATCGATCAGCAAAGCGTACGGTTAACTGAAGGAAAATACGAATCAAAAGAAGTAATGAGTCGTACGGCTGAAGAAGCTATTGCCTTTTATAACCAGTTTGAGCAAGTTGCACGTATTCATATTGTTGACTTGATGGGTGCTCTTCACCAAAAACCCGCTGAAAAAGCCTTTATTACTAAATTGATGCAAACTAGTCATGTGCCTATTGAAATCGGTGGCGGCATCCGATCTGAAGAATCGATTCAATATTACCTTGATAATGGCGCTTCTTATATTATTGTCGGTACACGTGGTTTGAAAGATTTACCTTGGCTGAAAGAAATGACTGTAAAATATCCAGGTAAAATTTATCTAGGACTGGATGCGATGAAAGATCAAGTCGCTGTAAATGGTTGGACTGAAACTGAAGAACGTACAATTTACGATATCGCTAAAGAAACAGCTACTTATGATTTAGGTGGTATTATCTATACAGATATCTCTAAAGACGGTAAAATGGGTGGTCCAAATGTTGAATTAACGGCTCGACTCGTTGAACTATCCCCACATCCGATTACAGCTTCAGGTGGTATTCGCAGTCTTCAAGATATGAAAGAATTAGAAGCAGTTGGCGTCAAGGCAGCAATTGTCGGTAAAGCTGCGAACACATCTGATTTTTGGGAGGGCATTAACGAATGA
- the hisH gene encoding imidazole glycerol phosphate synthase subunit HisH, with amino-acid sequence MIAIVDYGLGNIANLTNALEYLGYEVEITHDEERLKQADRIILPGVGHFKDAMNRIQQLGLLPVLEELKETKPFVGICLGMQLLFDSSEEGNVNGLGYLPGDVKKITGNVTVPHLGWNKLSSEVPSLNDDVYFIHSFKVHTDENVVATSEYEEDVVAIVQKDHIIGIQFHPEKSGEKGLKILDQALKGGFIS; translated from the coding sequence ATGATCGCCATAGTAGACTATGGGCTAGGTAACATTGCGAATCTTACCAATGCTCTAGAATATTTAGGATATGAAGTGGAAATCACGCATGACGAAGAACGACTCAAGCAAGCTGATCGTATTATTTTACCAGGTGTAGGACATTTTAAAGATGCTATGAATAGAATTCAGCAGCTTGGTCTTTTACCTGTTCTAGAAGAATTAAAAGAAACCAAACCATTTGTAGGTATTTGCTTGGGGATGCAGCTTTTGTTTGACTCTTCTGAAGAAGGAAATGTCAATGGACTTGGCTACCTTCCTGGTGATGTTAAAAAAATCACTGGAAACGTAACGGTTCCTCACCTAGGCTGGAATAAACTGTCTTCTGAAGTGCCTTCGTTAAATGATGACGTTTATTTTATCCACTCTTTCAAAGTACACACGGATGAAAATGTCGTTGCTACTTCAGAATACGAAGAAGACGTTGTCGCAATCGTACAAAAAGATCACATTATTGGGATTCAGTTCCACCCAGAAAAAAGTGGCGAAAAAGGACTTAAAATACTAGATCAAGCATTAAAAGGTGGGTTTATATCATGA